ATGAGAATAAAGTATTGAAGATAAGGAAAAGAGGTAGATGgtgaaaaaatatctttcatcACAGTAGTTAACTGTCTTACCAAACACCAGCAACTTGTTTAGACCAACAGTGCTAAACACCTGAACTTGATATAGCCAGTATACCTTTGAATAAATCTGGTATGGGGGATGACTTGGCAACTCTTGTTTCCTGCCTGATGgctgtacaaaaattttaaatggctaAAGTGCCCAAGTAAAGCTGAGCTTACACATAGCCTATGCAACATGAGAGCATGTCTTAAtacatttcaacagaaatttcagCAATTGCTGTTTCGATCTTGGCTTTTAGTTTTTCTGTCATAGCAGGTCAACTACTACACACTCTGCTTTTAAGATGATCCCACAAAAAGAAATTGCACACAACAAGGCAGGAAATCTGGAAGGCCATGGACGTCaccatttcttgaaattatatgGTTGTCAAACAACTGGCATACAGCAGCCACCAATATTCATGCTGTGTATGTTGTTgatccatcttgttgaaacaaagTGTTGTCAATAACTTGTAATAATTCTGTAGTGTTTGCACAAAAAAATTGAGGTCatcctagtttaaaaaaaaaatctattataccATATGATGATACAGCACATCACACAGTAACCTTGTTGCTGtgaattataagaaaacaataacTTGTCTGTATCAGAGGAACTAAGGATAAAACAAAAGACCAAATTAGTAATGGTATTCACATCAAACCGAGAACAAAACTGATTCTTTGATCTGGGTTATTTCATGGTAAAAATAGTGATTGAAATGACTATATCAATCATGATGTCATTAATAAaggcaattaattaaattatattaatattatattatattataaattatattaatttatatttgataaatttatttttcctagaaGGGTTGAGTTATGCTAAACTGTTAGTATCAATGTCATTCTATGATGTAATACCACATTAGTCACACTGATCATTCCTCCAAATTATTCCACTCTGAGATCAAACTCTGACTTGAAACAACTCAAGTATTTTGTgttaatagagaaaataattcatttcaacgattttaattttttacgtgcaattacaaaaaaaatgaagttcGGAGGACAAATTTTTAATTGAGGTCACATCTGGATCCAgcaccaaaaaatatataagaatatgccaaaattattatgaaacaaaacacTTTTAGACCAGTGTAATTATATATACTGAATTAAACTATTCAATACACACTCTAAAATCAGTGTACATGTTTtggaagagaaataaaataagatcttaagcctaataaataaataaataaacatataccaACCAACCTTCAATTTTTCAGCTTGTTCAACTTGTAATTTCACAGACATTTCCAGAGGTAACAATTTAGTGTCTTTGAATACAGGTGGTGGCGGAGTAGCAGCAGTTACTTCCCAGTTAGTTttcttagttttttgtttatctttacttaaaattttatcatcatgTTTAAGAGTTCTATGAggtaaaaatctttctttaatatttctttcattacttAATCTgtcaaatttatgtaataaatttttaatgtaaggttcttcaataaatgtttcatttgaatCATTGGGGTTTGCAGTTACAGCTGCTTGAGTGGAATTAGAATCATCACTTTCACTGATACATTCTATATCTGATGGCTTAATAAGTTGTTCTTGTGGAGGCAAAACTCTGTAAcatatgtaatttgataaaaaatttaactaactagttagtttttgacaaaatatgcaaattttataaataattctacacAAAAAGATTTGTATAATCTAAATTTCATATGTACCTAGAATCACCTAAATCTCTTAGTATTAACAAAGCTCCTGTTACAGCGCtgtgtttaaaatgtaaataaccttttttttccttaGAAAGCAGTTAAGAGTCAAAATGTTGACATTAACATTATTGaagtttattttctgtaaaacaacAACTTTTTCTAGTCTTGACAGAGTAAACTCAGTCGCTACCTcctcttaatataatatttgtatgtaatcatATTAAACACTTCATCATAGTACTATTTCATACTGGTGACACAGATTATGTTGAATAATACTTCTGCAAgttttatcaaaagttaaatGATAGCAAAGttgaaataatagaaataaaactttgcAAGCATttggtaataatattatagtCATTGCACGAATAAAAGAATGGTATAGTTGTGGTAAAAGTGCTTAAAATTAGCTGAACTAAAGTGTAAAGAGAACTCTTATCAATATtctggtaaaatataaaaagtcaaaATGCTGACTTgttgaaaaagtttcaaatttaacTATTAAAGTTTGTCACTTATACTTCTAAAGCTGAAGATGTTGGTATTAGTGAAGGTTCAACATTGAAAATTTTGACATCtacataaatattgaaattttatattgttaggcATCTATAGAATGGTAAAGTTTTTTCTTAGTTACACTTCACTAAGCAGACAGATATTTCCACTAACATTACACAGGAAAACCTGAATTGAGACAATAAAGATTTTGGTTTttgttaattcataaaattaagctGGTAATAAACATTCAATGCATGGGTAAATCCCAGATTTGCCCAAAAATCAAAGCTGTCATCATTTCAAACTAAGTAAGATTGGCAAAAGCAGtcaaaattaatgatgaaaattattttttaacaaacatcaAATTTTGCATAATGAATATTCTTCAGAAGGTGaaactgtaacaaaatatttcatcaaaatgttCACTGTCATCTCTGTGAAAACTATTTGCTGTGAAAAGTAAAATCGGTGGAAATTGAGCAAACAGAAACTCAATTATATatcttgcatttatttttataaaacttagtcttgaatattttaactaaaaatatgctTCCAGTTTGCTGAGCTCTCCAGTTACAGTTCCCAGtgatttctgttattttcagaagaaaaaatactaCTTAAAGGGTCACAATTTGAGAACAAAGATAACTACCATGAAAAACATGGCAATAGCTGAATCTGAATCAGAAACAAGAATTCCACAAACTTTGAACAATGTAAAAGAATAGTGTAAAAGTTATGAATCgcatatcattatatttttcaggAGAAAAGAGCTAAAACtaaagataagaaatattttttttaacacaagatttagtatttttaaaataaacctatataacagataaacaatcaaaatttatattaaccaaAAATTACAACGAAACATTATAATTCAATCCACTTCCTATAATTTAACCCAAATTGACTGATTCCATCTTGCTACTCCcacttatgaagaaaaaattaaatgcaaggAATAATTCCCATTAATTCAAATGAATcctcttgttaaaaaaaaagctaaaaaaagattttgctaAAACTCTCCTTCCTATACTAAGAAAAACCTGCAGAAAACGGGcattaaggaaaacaaaaaatgctggctaattaatttaatgttctgAAAATAAAGTTATACCTATTACAGTTAGtacattaacttattttaatctttctgtTTACAGCAACTATTTAATATGAGCAGgtgctaaaaatatattacttcacTTTTATCTAACTACAATCATCTTAGACACAATAcaatattaaacagtaatataaaaaatgtacatctttCACAGTAAGATTTATCAATGGAAAAAACTTTCAATAACGTAAGCAATCATATATATCAAATTTGGTGACTAAGGcacacacaaaaattcttccAGGAACTCTTCCAGCTGTTTCCCGGAAACAGCTGGgtcttttaaaaatttagcaCACACTTTCTTGaattattgtttcttatttatcAATTTGTCTTAGTAGATTGTTGTAAAATAAAGCTCTATTACAAGATTTTATGTTCTaaattttgtatacataatgcaataaaaagatgatggaaaaaatactatcaattaGGTGGTACGAATCTActctttttgtaaaatgttttttaaactatattcttttgaattgtaaaaattttacacacTGCCATTTTAGAGGCATTACCACAAACTGCAACAACATATTGCAAAAAAACAAAGTCTAATAATCCAAAGTATGCCACTGTTAATGGTGTAACAGGACAATACTGAACTAAAATTTCGACATAAATATGAGTGAATTTAGTTTTTCAAGGAGCTTATTCACATCCTGTACATATGAAAATCTTTTATCTTTcagataaaatctttttattcccTGGAAAAAATTCCTAAAGATTCAGCACTACTGATCTTAAACATCTGttcacttctattttttttttctatcactgCACTGAATAAAGTATTCTTATTtgggtttaataaataattacattctacaaaatatttgatGCTTATTAAATAGCATATTTGATGTTTAACAATAATAGCATTGTTTTCTAAAATGTCAGATTTTCAGTTTGATAATCTTTTATTGTGGTATCATTAGCAATAAATCATCATTGAACATACatcataaatgtataattaaaatcccACTCTTGACAATTCTAACTGCCCTTAAAAACGATAATAGATAGATATTGATATGACAATGAGATACAATATCTTTATCTGTAACATACAGTTTTAAAGGGCACATAATAACTTAATATAGACAAAGTAAGAAGCTACACTCCAAAAGTACTGTGCCTTAGTTGGCTCTTGGATTAACTATTCCTTTAAAACTATCTACATTTCTTTTCAATTCAATGCATagtgtgaatatatataatttgaagacTCTAGGGTGGCAtgaaaaaacagtattattatactaatcattaacataaaaattcctattttaacttctctaattacttttttgttgatGATACAGCTGAAGATTGAAGCAGtagtatttataaagtaattaatttagcaGACTATCCTGAATATATCTTTATTgattcagaaatataaataaaaattattttaaatacagaaaaatatgtcATTGCCATTGTCCTGCATCCAAATAAAGGTTTAAATCACATCCATTTAGAAATTATTGTCTTCCTAACCTAATCCAGCGGCACAATATATCTTTAATCTCAATAATTTAGTCAACCTCCATTAACCTTTCTCTGATCGGTACACGTAAACAGATCATgacattatacaataaattataaaataatataacaaaaataaattataagataaaaataaatgaaaaaagtctatattagttatttaaatgtaaacgCATGAAATAATGTTATCGAATGTAAAACTTTATGGCAAACTTAATTCACAATTAGATGATACTATGAAAAGCTATTTTGGGCACATGTACAAGTTGAAGAGatgcagataattttttaattagtattatttgaaaatgcATCAACAGAATAGGATTGGTTTTGTAGAAGATGatcttttactgaaatttaattgaactgaTGGGAATGTTTTTTCAaatggtttgataatttattaaaaatgacaacggaAGCATAATAAAGCCCATTTCATACgctgtaatattatattacattagatGAAAACAATTCCGTTTCTGGTTTGGTAGGGATAGATATTGATCCATTTAAGAATTCCTTTAggaatatttcattcataattcaaTGGATCTTTTAAGAATAAGCaactattatttctaaaaaaaaattggaaattcatAAATGTAAACTCTAGGAAAGTTAACTTAATCTTCTCATTATCAGTCTACACAATTCTTACTTACGGCAAATTAACAAAACAGTACATTATGAATTTGttgcaaacaaaattaatttgatcatctCATGAGAACTTATCATCttataaaacacccagaaattttgctttaccagtaacaaaaataatattgttctcATTAATGGGAATTATATTCACACAATCAGCGATGTTATGTCAACCTGAGAAGGACAATGCAACAGTTTTACTGATTTTCcaagttagatggttacaatcaatcaaatgaataattttttgaactgttaTCATAATtccttttaaacaattattttcacaTAAGGATACAGATACTGTTGTATCATATGCAAAGAGGATTACAAGGAATTGGCAAGAATGAATAAACAAACAGGCAAGTCtcgaatatattaaaaaaaagcaagggATCAAGTAGACAAATATTACCTGTGATCTAAAGTGAGGACCTAAATATTTCAtgtgtatttttatcaaaacatgaAATTCCAACTGTTTGTTTATACTTGATAAGGTATgaccttaataaattttaagcagCTCCTCTAATGCAATAACTACTAAGTTTTTCATCAGTACTGAAACTAtacaaaactgaaaacaaaattttttattctcaacattatattatttatttaaataattatttttatcaatattatattatatttattcttaatatttttattacttgattaAATGGCAGGctagaaaattattcaatttttcatcaaagctaattttctttattttattattttaccaatttatcACTGGCAACAAGtttctaaatttctttatataatgtttggtttattaataaagttatgtaTCATCATAACAAAATTAGTTGATGGAAACAAGACAATATCTTTTGATTATTACTGAACTGTCAATCATATGTTTAAAGTTCATTCAATttcacatataattattattactttacaactgaaaatactatgaaaataaatatcattaaaataaacaaatttgttcaaCTAATGTAACAATGAAATATGTTGCTCAATAGTAGACCAacagcaaataaataatactgactCATCAGCAAATGAAACAATActagtgaaaatatattaataaatagcaaCAGTTAGACATtagtctaaaattaaattttgtgtatttgaATTTAAGTATAATACTCACAGATAAGGAACCAATGAACAGAAAACATTATAAATCCAGTTCAAAGTACAATAAAGTTCAAAGTTCAATATTGAATTATAACTAAATCTATTACAAGAGCTTATCTGAAAGTTATggtgattttacaaattttttatataaaatatttacatcagtgaaatttaaaaaaatgtataacattataacaaaatgttataacattataatgtaatccatttaattgaaattttcttttttctcacttttttgctgttaaaataatTCGGTCACAGAATGTCATGTGCGTCatgcagaaataattttttttgtttttcaacatggaaatataaatatctatttttatttgaaattaccaaagaaatctttaatactacaataataataataataattaatgttcatttatttagttaaatatgaaAGTACAAACATTCAATTAGACAGGGTTATTATATTATGCTTTTGCAGATATGATAAGGATATCTAGGGCTGACaagaaaaattatggtttttcattaatattaacaaaatgaaatcattattatgtttttttattattaacaaataatttaagtataattaaacatataaacaaatacaataatacatatagattaaagaaaaaaatattaaaataaattataaattttttttgcgaCTACataatataacagaatttttttatacttcaccACATAAACTTGAAAGCTTGTGAATGGGAGAATAtgcaattaaagtttttttttagcacaatGAAAAATATCAAGCCTGGGATTTGAATCTGAATCTTCTAGATGATAGGCTGAGATGCCACATGGAAGTCTTCATCAAACCTCCATGATGGAGTGGAATTAACCTAATTATCTGTTTATTGCTGCAGTTAATTtatgttacttaaattttattgccTAGCCTTTAAAGCCATACTCTCTGAGAtctaataaatcaaaacattccTGGATAAtgactattaatttataataagatgAGAAAAACAATCTGAACTGATATTATTAACTTATGATTGAGTTCACGAagactacaataaaaaatccctttgaTGACCAAGAGATAAAAACAGGTTAAAcctttattctaataatattttcttcattttttatcattaatctgCTGCTGTTACACTCTTAATCTCcaaatttatacatgtatttcTCACTCCGTAACCTATAAACAGTAAGTTTCTTAACTCTTCACATTTAACTATGGACTGGGAGGAAGATTCCTTTTCTTATCACTAAATACATATTTCCCCaataagaatgttattttaaatcagCATTCAACTTACATTCTACATGACAAGTCtaccaaaatatttgctttttttatttttgccttgttacaattttttataaaatttaatttaattcaaaaatgaacCAGACTAGAAGATTGTTGTCAGTGATGTTATATGCAATATTTAAGGGAATTCATGAGACTAAGGCAATAGTTTAATTAACTATACCTAATgtacgttttataaataatacatttgaatatgcattaaaatatttttattagatatttgaaattaaaggcagttgtttgtgaaatattattatattatataatatatagaattattataaaataccttaCAGCATTCACCCAGAACAATAAAGAGACCCAAGagactaaaaaaacaaataaatgctgATAATAGAgcatattttcagaaaatagtgtttaaaatttaaaatggtcTCCCATAATACTAGAATGAAGATATAcagaacattaataaaattggtGATAACTTATTTAGCAAGGTATAAATGTTATTAGCAGTAGACATAAATCATCTACTAATCtttgaaaggaaaataataagtCCTCTATCGATGAGAATGGATCCTGAGTTAATATATAATgaagaaatagtaaataaattaaaaaataaagtaagattcACAGAATCCAGAATTGGCTGGCTAGATATTTATAAAGAATGCCAGCATATTGACAACAGAAGCAAATCTTGGATGGAGAAATGAGGGTACAAAGAAGAACAAGTAGACCCAGAACTCAATGGCTGGATGGAGAAATGAGGGTACAAAGAAGAACAGGTAGACCCAGAACTCAATGGCTGTAGGACATGACAGGAGATTTGAGAGTATGGTGTTGTGAACTGAACTGGACTGTACTGATATGGAATAGAAATGAGTTGTAGAGGAGGCCAAGATCCATGTCAAACAGTAGAGCtgacattaaaaaacatattttaatgaaaaattttaaaaagtcagcAGTAATATCAGCAAATACTAGTGTGAAAACAGCATTCCAACCATTCAGGATGGTTGCAAAGATAACCGAAAGAATTTTTAAGTaggtttaataataaacttttattttgcagTTTGTTTTGGTTTGTTGTTATGAAAgtttaaatcttaatttgttttttaagtcataatttcatagtaattttcattctttttggtTCTGtgggtatttttgttttaattttttttctactctgtaatttatgtatacaaatatttGCCTTTCTTAGTAGTTTTATCCTCTACATGACTCTCTatgatcaaattaataaatttaaacatcttaATATATACTACCAAATGACctaattcatctcttttttaGATTCTGTTACAAATTTTTCTCCTATGCATCTGAAgatttttcattcaaaacatATTTCTTTCCCTTTCTACTTATCACACAGTCCATGCTATGTTTTGTGACAATAAAAAATGCTACAATCTATACAAATtgtctttttttctataaagttgctttttaaattattttttttttatttacatcaagtTACCCAAAAGTAAGTTCTCTacagattttattgttaaatcattttaagtTTATAGGCTACATAACAAAGTTTATTTAGTccaaataaaaaagtatagtttttttaatcaagttctttataaaaaaaaattatcagctaaaATCCTAAAAACatacctgttaatttttttattaaacccaGTTCCAGAATGAgtagcaattatttttaacacatcaGTTTGTTCACtcccatcatcatcatcatgttcACAAATAACTGATTTAGACTGACCTGGGTTACAATTTCCAGTCCATTCTAATTTATCCAAGGCCTctttaccatttatatttaattttaataacatatttgatAATTCTTCAGATTTTTCACGTTTTCTTAGTTCTTCTTCTAACTgcttcttataattaattattttttcaccattATCTGCTAACTTCTTTATAAATTGTCTGTAATAAAAATcaagcattaaaaaaagtttttggaaaataaaaaaaattcagataattacatataatactGTATACGATCTGCGAGTAACTTAAACAATGACttaacttgtaaattttaaaaattagtacttgtaatatatatacacacataaataatatataaatacacatttgCAAAAggttcatacatttaaaaaaaatcaaatttattttttaatcatataaccaacagtagaagaaaaaatgaatggatgtttgaagtcctacgcaaaaactaccacatgaaaaaaataagaacaaaatgaaagtaatgaaatgtaatagaaataatgtagatagaccacagaatataaaaataggaagagaaaagattacgaaggtaaaagaattctgttatttttgaaatagaattactaaaaattatgcagcaggaacaatataaaatgttgaatagcacaagcgaaacgagctttcagtcagaaatataatttgcttacatcaaaaattaatttaaacatcaggaaaaatgtttgaaatgacctatttttgaccccaccaatgaaaagagaagaaaattttatattggaatatgtggtcacaTGTATGACCTAAGTGTTATATGGGTGATTTAGTGTTATACGAGTTACAAGTTTTATAAAGTCATACAATaatcctggaatatttatattccaggccatttatctgACAAACTACAGGAAAGAGTATAAACATGACTTTACAGAAGTTATGTGAATAAGAGGAGGATATTCGACGGTGACATTGAGGTCCCCTTCAGAAGTCATTCCAAGGTCACTGAGGTTTTTCAAATGGGTTTACCTTTTTCGATAGCACCAATGGAAAGAGTGAAAAATGTCACATCAACATACTTTAATTTAATCACAACGTTTTATCATTACATTCAATTGTTTCCAGCTTCTTGAAGTTTATGGTTTAGGAGTTAATTACATACGATATCTGATTAACACAATTTTCTGATTCAAGACAGTACCAGATAGCAATCCTCTTCTCACAACTTAGAAACCAGTGACTGCAAATAACTGCGAAAAGAATCCAACACTtatataacactatctctgatagTTAGCTGTATGACCTTCAAGAAACTAAAATCACAGGTGTGtccacatattccaatgtaaactTTTTGCTATTTTCATTGGTGGGGGTCATTCCACTTATGTTAGGTCAAGCTCAGTGTGACTCATACATAGTGGTACTGATGATTCCTATTTTTATAGAAACCACACAAAGGAGAGGGTTCTTCTTTAACCTATAGTAAAATACTATAGGTAAAATACATATGAggaaatttcactaaaatattgccttctttttttttatgtaatataattttgttacaataatttaaaacaacagtaaatcataagaaattaaacaatgtattacAGTTTATGGATGTGAATGAATGCATAAGTAATGAGTATAAAGGTTAATTTGAGGTAATAATGAGCAATTGATCAATGATCAATGTCAAATCTTTTCATACTGACATGATTATGTTAACGACAGAAAAGgtgaaaaatcaatataaattaagtgTGGGAAATGCAAAATATACCATAAACTAACCTTAATAATTATTAGAGTCAAACTTCATGTCAGTCATAAGAGACTGGCAGCTTTTTTTGTAAGGTGATTTTCCATCGAACACATGACTAATAGCATGAACAAGCGGTGTAGTCTCTCTGTAGTgataatatttccatttaaataaaaatttgtccaaGTGTCCTACAAGATGGTGTTTAGTTTTGACATATCTTTTTATCTTACCTCTAACCTCTCTTCACAAAACTCTAATCTTAACCTATACTCTAACCTCTCTCCAAAGAATGGTTTGCCATCTGAATAGGTCAACATAAAACACACAACTGATTGCTAATTGATTAGAGTTTGACACTGCAGTGACCTTTGACCTTTCACAAGTCACTTATTGTCCAAACCTGCATTTTAACATCTGAATCTTGTGTTTTCTGATCCTAAGCATAACAactatgatatattaaaatatgaaaaaactgaaGCTGATCAAATAATTGGTCAGAATTACCTAATTTGGCTTTCACCAGTGATATTAAAAGCTGTTATACAAAGCCTACACAACATTTTAAAAGGGTACTAAACCAACATTTATGGAGTAGTCTTTTTCTCTTTCCTGGTCCATCACGAAAATTAGTAGATTTCATCAAACTTTAGACTTTATGACTCATTCAGTGTGACACTTCATTAATGCaggtaagttattttaataagatctcaatacttttatttattttattctggcaTTTAG
This DNA window, taken from Lycorma delicatula isolate Av1 chromosome 7, ASM4794821v1, whole genome shotgun sequence, encodes the following:
- the Polr2M gene encoding RNA polymerase II subunit M, which encodes MSRENSITKGILEQVIHKVPGNVIQSKKEKQGFVNLSEKNKTDILELIERQDKLLRNQQFIKKLADNGEKIINYKKQLEEELRKREKSEELSNMLLKLNINGKEALDKLEWTGNCNPGQSKSVICEHDDDDGSEQTDVLKIIATHSGTGFNKKINRVLPPQEQLIKPSDIECISESDDSNSTQAAVTANPNDSNETFIEEPYIKNLLHKFDRLSNERNIKERFLPHRTLKHDDKILSKDKQKTKKTNWEVTAATPPPPVFKDTKLLPLEMSVKLQVEQAEKLKEVQLKHATEKLKAMSGQGIGYVGPSSSIFTETSGKFRDSRPHYDSGSSSENDDDDDDKQSFHNCNDDEDDADEKRDGIVFYNIIDN